In the Triticum aestivum cultivar Chinese Spring chromosome 2B, IWGSC CS RefSeq v2.1, whole genome shotgun sequence genome, acataaccatctttgattagcgagctagtcaagtagaggcatactagggacaatatgttttgtctatgtattcacatatgtactaagtttccggttaatacaattctagcatttatcatgaaataaggaaattaataataactttattattgcctctagggcatattacctttACACTGCAGCTGACCAAGTGGACCATGGCGTCAGAGGGCCATCTGGACTGCTGACAAGTGGTAGCAGAAGCAGAGCAGCGGCAGCGCACGTTGAGAGTTGTTCTCACCGGAACTGattgcagcggcggcggcaggcagGACTGGGAAGCGAGAGGGGTAGGAAGAGAACAAAGAGGAAAGTATGTGAGGCTCACAAGTGGGACACCTAGCCACATCAACGCATTGTGCACATAGGCATGCCATATaagtctaagagcatctccagccgcgcccccaacacggCTGTCCGAGGCAATTTTTTCGcgtcggcgccgaaaaaacggcccagtcgcgcccccaggagacCGTTTTttgccggtttgggccgaaattaGCGCCGGCTGACCCAGGCCAAACCCcgcgcgctgggggcgcccgggggcgccgtgGCGAGTGATTTTGGTGCAAAAGAGCTACGGGCCCGCTGAGTCAGCGACGCGCGCCTCGTCGTCCTTGGAACGCCTCGGTTTCCCACGTGGAATCAATGGCagggctgccgccggtcagccttgccattgattcctgaTCACGGGCGGCGCGGTGATGCCTCCCCTCCCACCACGCGTACACACGGCACGGGGCTGTAAAAACCagtgcctccccctcgcctctggccacaccaacCCACAGCTGCCACCGAGCTCTGCCTCTCTCCCCGTGCGCAGCCGCTCGCCGATGTTtcttccctcctctctctcctcaaGCCCATCCGATGGCCGCGTGATTCCCCGGTGACGCgacggcggccaacggcttcggccgttGCTCGCTCCACGAGTGGGAGGCCTACCTCTTATTCGAGCCAAACATCCCGGCGccaccggacatgcgcgccgggccgacggggtggaggctcagcaacgggggtGTCCCCATTCCCCTAGTGCCCGACGGCGAAGCGCGCCCCGCCATCTTCGCCTCTGAGGTCGACTGCGTGTGGGCGtccctgacggaggagcagcgcgccctcccccagtatgccgccgacaaccacgcgtcgtgggcggcgtacttccagcaCCGGCAGGCGCAGAGGCTTtcgtccaccaacggggcgccggagGTGGGGGGTGTCAAGAATAGCGAGGGGCACCGCGTATGGTGGGccgtccccggccgcacgctcCATGATGTGCTggagtacctcgagggcggcaatgacCCGCCGCTGGCATACCCTGTCACGGCGGCCGCCCCGATCCCCCGCCGGAGCGCCaggcaatggatgcccaggaggttcggctcctcgaCTTCCTCCTCTCACTCCCCCTCCCGCTCCTCTTCCCATTCTTCCGGCTTGCCGGCGGTGTTCGGCGTCAAGGCAGCGCCGGCATCCTCATCaatgagggcggccggcgcgcctcctcctcggctccttcGCGCTACGTCAAACCGAAGATGGAGCTGGGGCTcaccgccgtgaagacggagcccgAGCTCGGAGGCGGCgtcaaggaggagctcgacgacGCGACAACCTTGAAATGGGCGCGCGATGACTGGGCGCGCATGGAGATGGAGCGCTAGTGCCGCCTACTAGCAGTTCAAAGTTTGGCGCCGGGGCCAcgacgagggaggcgtcgtcgtcctcgacgacagcgacgacgacgcgccgccgccatcGGTCCGCCAGGGCGatgccgggcaggggtccagcaggggcgaccgcgtcaaggaggagaaggccaccgacgacgacggcgaggatgGCAGCGACGTCGGCGACTTCGCCGCGCTTGTCGACTTCTTCGGCCCTTAAATAGTTGTAGTTGCGGccttttttaaaataaatttgcTACGGAATGTTGAATATGTCGAATATATGTCCAGTTTGCCGAACTTTAGCCGAATAATTTGTCCAATTTGCCGAACTTTGCCGAATACCCTTTTTTTAAACATAAACGGCGTCTCGGGGGCGGCCCGAGGGCCTGCGGCTGGGAACCCGCTCACCACCACACCCGTttttagcgccggctcgcccccagacgGCGATTTTACGCGCACTCTgtggggccaacggctggagatgctctaacaaatGGGTCAAACCGGTTAGTTTTGCTCTTATACCACATTAATCTTTGGATTAGTGTGATTTGTTACTCGCTTGTGCCGTAGAAGTGGTGTTCTTTTATgttattttttttacaaaaattaTGGGTTACCCTGGACACAAATGTGTGCTTTGAgctatagctggccaaacgggccggcccggcccggcccggcacgGCCCATCCTAATCGTGCCTGGCACGGCCCGGCCCGCCAAAGCACGATTATtatacgggccgtgccgtgccggcccgcgtgctgcagcctgcagcccaggcacggcccaattagtaaacgggccggcacgttggcccgtttagcacggCGGGCTGCATAATTTTAGCCTGTTATTTGACGCACTAAGCGTTTTTTAGCCTATTTTTATATGTTGGgccatatatatatgtataaaaaaataaaaataaaacgtaATCGggtcgtgccgtgccggcccgcgtgcccagcCTCTAGGCCCAGGGCGTGCCGCGTGCCTGGCCCGGCCCGTTTAGCCCGTGCCGTGCCGGCGTGCTCACGGGCCGGCCCGAAAAAaccggcccatttggccagctatacTTTGAGCCATTTACTAGATCCAAGAGAAAGCTCCCACGCACACCGTTGTCCGCCGCCACCACCATGCCCATCGCCCCTTCCGATGAGTTCCGCCGCCCCTTCTGGGTCCTCCTCCACATCCATGCCCACGCCCGCCGTAGTCGCAAGAGCGCCGCCGCCGTGGGCCGGGGGAGGAACAATGAGATACTACTTGCTTCCCTCCTCCCCAATCACCCGCCGACCCCCTCCAATCTGTACCTGTACCGCAAAAATGGGCCTTTCGGAGATACGCCCTGCGTGCTCTCCATGGTGGACAACCTCATCCTCTTCCACGCATACACCGGGCCCGAGCTCCGCTTCCCCCCGACACGGCTGTGCGACTTCTTCGTCTACCGGGCCGACCCCAACGAGCCGTCTCTCAAGCTACTGCCGCACCCTCCATGTTCCGTCGACAGGGATGATCCGTTCGGCATCTTCCCCCGAGGGGACAAGCACTACACCATCGCATCGCTGGTACCGAGCATATCCTCTGCCTACGATCACGTACTCCACCTGTTCGACTCCGAGACCCAGATTTGGAGCAGAAAAGATCTGATTGTTGAGTCGGCACAGGCGAGCTTTCCGGTTGATACCCCCGTCAGCACCAAGCGGATCTTATCCCAACACCATACATCCACCGTGATCACTCTTGCAGGCGCCATTTCGTGGGTTGACCTCTGGCGCGGCATAGTTTTCTGCGACATGCTCTCGGAGAATCATGCACTCAGCGGTGTCCCACTGCCACTGCCACAGATCACAGGACCTGCAAGGCATTACCGTGGTATCGCTTTGCTTGGTGGATGCATCAGGCTCGTTGAGGTGGATTCTGAAATCGTTGATCTCCCGGACACTT is a window encoding:
- the LOC123046329 gene encoding uncharacterized protein, which translates into the protein MPIAPSDEFRRPFWVLLHIHAHARRSRKSAAAVGRGRNNEILLASLLPNHPPTPSNLYLYRKNGPFGDTPCVLSMVDNLILFHAYTGPELRFPPTRLCDFFVYRADPNEPSLKLLPHPPCSVDRDDPFGIFPRGDKHYTIASLVPSISSAYDHVLHLFDSETQIWSRKDLIVESAQASFPVDTPVSTKRILSQHHTSTVITLAGAISWVDLWRGIVFCDMLSENHALSGVPLPLPQITGPARHYRGIALLGGCIRLVEVDSEIVDLPDTCDEETGWAIGRTENWTITTWINKSDKDERNSYAAWNKVTTL